A portion of the Manduca sexta isolate Smith_Timp_Sample1 unplaced genomic scaffold, JHU_Msex_v1.0 HiC_scaffold_1077, whole genome shotgun sequence genome contains these proteins:
- the LOC115455101 gene encoding uncharacterized oxidoreductase SSP0419-like, which produces MDQIDFTDKVAIVTGASSGIGTETAVILASYGAQLTLVGRDETRLVKTAQRCVAQNRLVPLWLVLDLTHPGSCETVINKTVEMFGKIDVLINCAGKILLSSLHDNSMEAFDEIMNINFRVPYYLSQLALPHLIKTKGNIINIGSSMSKRFKPGFLSYIISKSALETLTKHAAPELVSEGVRINTISPGTTRTNILANFNSQNMYQQLTYEDISQDIPSGQILEPKEVAMLICLTASSVFSSVNGSELLLDGGECMA; this is translated from the coding sequence ATGGACCAAATAGACTTCACAGACAAAGTGGCTATAGTGACTGGAGCCAGTTCCGGAATAGGAACGGAGACAGCCGTTATCCTAGCATCGTATGGAGCTCAACTGACTTTAGTGGGACGAGATGAGACCAGACTGGTAAAGACTGCACAGAGATGCGTCGCACAAAACCGATTGGTGCCACTATGGTTGGTGTTAGACCTCACCCACCCTGGAAGCTGCGAGACAGTGATCAATAAGACAGTAGAAATGTTCGGAAAGATTGATGTCCTTATAAACTGTGCAGGGAAGATTCTCCTGTCATCCCTTCACGATAATTCAATGGAGGCATTCGATGAAATCATGAACATAAACTTCCGAGTACCGTACTATTTATCCCAATTGGCATTACCACATCTGATTAAGACGAAAGGGAACATAATAAACATAGGTTCTTCGATGTCCAAGCGATTCAAACCTGGATTCCTTTCGTATATCATTTCGAAGTCGGCTTTGGAGACGTTGACCAAGCACGCGGCGCCAGAATTGGTATCAGAAGGGGTCAGGATCAACACGATAAGCCCAGGAACTACCAGAACGAACATCCTAGCCAATTTCAACTCTCAAAATATGTACCAACAATTGACGTACGAAGATATATCTCAGGATATACCCAGTGGTCAAATTCTGGAACCGAAAGAGGTCgctatgttaatttgtttgaCGGCGAGCAGTGTTTTTTCCAGTGTTAATGGTTCAGAATTATTGTTAGACGGTGGTGAATGTATGGCGTAG